In one window of Methanoregula sp. DNA:
- a CDS encoding alkaline phosphatase family protein, producing MNKIGEWLKDKWQKLVSVFGKIATDNYAIFVLGLAIIVILVFIIYFGVTPVLVILAPVPNYIYSWVKEFRQKILFKKSGTSVSSNEGPKVLFWILDGCNIPAFLDVAQRNPYLRTLFEEGYFAECVTIFPSITPAAHSTLMTGCYPAKTRVPAFDWVEVKPGNDGSVSKEYIRVMPDFKRYRELPSDKKARDEFFQGLGDAIDLNQKFLSPMVSTIFEVRSDKLYTASIKEWIHRGADSFIGESVTDLIDDLANKKLIEKNTMIGLLTAFYKEASYEYGDLIWGSECSRQLADLMVYWKSGTDTLSHEYGPKSFQVRDQIDEAIIKLADTIRFYKMHSNQPVYVIISADHSQSEVTRFSNLSDDFKRTLGKTYAVAGQEDRANAELMREAHIIMANNDRAAFFYTFGTPEKKDAAGTDILDFLKKRTDVDLIFYKENSTFQAIQVLENGSCSGPEDITTFFMGKEESYPNAVERLEGLMKGDKWGEIVISMKEGYSMNSEFRPSYEGEKILHGDHAGLNSSDSLVPLLFWGPTIKPNIKDGKWKTFRTVDIAPTIASIFKDTHPKTDGQALEEIFVNEK from the coding sequence ATGAATAAAATTGGCGAATGGCTCAAAGATAAATGGCAAAAACTAGTCTCGGTGTTTGGAAAGATTGCTACCGATAACTACGCGATTTTCGTATTAGGTCTCGCAATAATTGTTATTCTGGTTTTCATCATCTATTTCGGGGTCACGCCAGTCCTTGTGATTCTGGCGCCGGTACCGAATTATATTTATTCGTGGGTCAAAGAATTCCGGCAAAAGATCCTGTTTAAGAAAAGCGGAACATCTGTCTCCTCAAATGAGGGGCCAAAGGTCCTGTTCTGGATCCTCGATGGCTGTAACATTCCTGCCTTTCTTGATGTTGCCCAAAGGAATCCGTATCTCAGAACTCTGTTCGAGGAAGGATACTTCGCAGAGTGCGTAACTATCTTTCCATCGATAACTCCCGCTGCCCACTCCACTCTTATGACCGGGTGTTATCCTGCAAAAACCCGTGTCCCTGCTTTTGACTGGGTTGAAGTAAAACCCGGTAATGATGGATCGGTGAGTAAGGAATACATCCGGGTTATGCCGGATTTCAAACGCTACCGGGAGTTACCTTCTGACAAAAAAGCACGGGACGAATTTTTCCAGGGTCTTGGAGATGCAATTGACCTAAACCAAAAATTCCTCAGCCCCATGGTCTCCACAATCTTTGAGGTACGGAGTGACAAACTCTATACCGCATCCATCAAGGAATGGATCCACCGGGGAGCTGACAGCTTCATCGGCGAATCGGTAACCGATCTGATCGATGATCTTGCAAACAAGAAACTCATAGAGAAGAACACCATGATCGGTCTCCTCACGGCCTTCTATAAAGAGGCAAGTTACGAATACGGAGATTTAATCTGGGGGTCCGAGTGTTCCCGGCAGCTTGCTGACCTCATGGTTTACTGGAAATCGGGCACGGACACACTGAGTCACGAATATGGACCGAAGTCGTTCCAGGTACGCGATCAGATCGATGAAGCGATCATTAAACTCGCCGATACCATCAGGTTTTACAAGATGCATTCAAACCAGCCGGTGTATGTGATAATTTCGGCTGATCACAGCCAGAGCGAAGTGACCCGGTTCTCGAACCTGTCCGACGACTTTAAGCGAACGCTGGGGAAGACCTATGCGGTTGCAGGGCAGGAGGACCGGGCAAATGCAGAACTCATGAGAGAGGCTCACATAATCATGGCCAACAATGACCGGGCCGCCTTTTTCTATACGTTCGGCACACCGGAGAAAAAAGATGCTGCGGGAACCGACATACTGGATTTCCTGAAGAAACGCACCGATGTCGATCTCATTTTTTACAAGGAGAATAGTACGTTCCAGGCAATTCAGGTTCTCGAAAACGGGTCTTGTTCCGGACCGGAAGATATAACGACGTTCTTCATGGGAAAAGAAGAGTCGTACCCCAACGCGGTGGAACGACTGGAAGGACTGATGAAGGGCGACAAGTGGGGAGAGATCGTGATATCCATGAAGGAAGGATACTCGATGAATTCTGAATTCAGGCCTTCTTATGAAGGAGAGAAAATTCTTCACGGGGATCATGCCGGCCTCAATTCCAGCGACTCTCTCGTACCGCTCCTGTTCTGGGGGCCCACGATAAAGCCCAATATCAAGGACGGGAAATGGAAGACATTCAGGACCGTGGATATTGCGCCAACTATTGCATCCATATTCAAGGACACGCATCCCAAGACCGATGGTCAGGCCCTTGAAGAAATCTTCGTTAATGAAAAATAA
- a CDS encoding 50S ribosomal protein L11: protein MADVVEVLVPGGKATAGPPLGPSLGPLGINVKAVVDEINAKTASFNGMQVPVTVTVDDKKKFTITVGIPPVSALIKKEANIEKGSAEPNVKVVGNLPFEAAVRIANMKIENMLAYELKTAVKEVIGTCVSMGVNVDGKRPKDVLAEISQGKYDSVLVK, encoded by the coding sequence ATGGCAGATGTGGTCGAGGTTTTAGTACCCGGCGGAAAGGCAACCGCAGGTCCCCCATTAGGACCTTCGCTCGGACCACTCGGTATCAACGTGAAAGCTGTTGTCGATGAGATCAACGCAAAGACCGCCTCATTCAATGGAATGCAGGTCCCGGTCACCGTTACCGTTGACGACAAAAAGAAATTCACGATCACCGTGGGTATTCCCCCGGTGTCGGCACTCATCAAGAAAGAGGCCAATATCGAGAAAGGATCCGCAGAGCCCAACGTCAAAGTGGTAGGCAATCTACCATTCGAGGCCGCTGTCAGAATTGCCAACATGAAAATTGAAAACATGCTCGCCTACGAGCTGAAGACTGCCGTAAAGGAAGTCATCGGCACGTGTGTCAGCATGGGTGTCAACGTTGACGGCAAGCGCCCGAAAGACGTTCTCGCTGAAATTTCTCAAGGCAAGTATGACAGCGTTCTCGTGAAGTAA
- a CDS encoding 50S ribosomal protein L1, giving the protein MVDRAKILEAVNAAIEKAPERKFSESIDITINLKNIDMAQPKNRIDETIMLPHGTGQQIKICVIGKGDIVTQAKEAKVDLIIGPEEVERLGGQPREARRVASTYRYFLAEMGVMAGVGRYLGPRLGPRGRMPLPIPAQQDIRPIVERLRNSVKIRTKDKTVFSSKVGTTAMKPEQVAENIETIVKRIESVLEQGPLNVRSIFVKTTMGPAVRLE; this is encoded by the coding sequence ATGGTTGATAGGGCCAAAATTTTGGAAGCCGTAAATGCGGCGATTGAAAAAGCGCCAGAGCGTAAGTTCTCTGAGAGCATCGATATTACCATCAATCTCAAGAATATCGATATGGCGCAGCCGAAAAATCGTATCGACGAGACGATTATGCTCCCCCACGGCACGGGTCAGCAGATAAAAATCTGTGTCATCGGGAAAGGAGACATCGTCACGCAGGCTAAGGAAGCCAAGGTTGATCTGATTATCGGCCCTGAGGAAGTTGAACGGCTCGGCGGTCAGCCCCGCGAAGCACGGAGAGTTGCCAGTACATACCGGTACTTCCTTGCAGAGATGGGTGTCATGGCCGGTGTCGGCCGGTACTTAGGTCCCCGGCTCGGTCCGCGGGGCAGAATGCCGCTGCCGATTCCTGCACAGCAGGATATCCGTCCGATCGTCGAACGTCTCCGGAACTCGGTAAAAATCCGAACCAAGGACAAGACGGTCTTCTCTTCAAAGGTCGGTACAACGGCAATGAAGCCGGAACAGGTCGCCGAGAATATTGAAACGATCGTAAAAAGGATCGAGTCTGTTCTTGAACAGGGTCCGTTAAACGTTCGTTCCATCTTTGTCAAGACCACGATGGGTCCCGCAGTGAGGCTGGAATAA
- a CDS encoding PIN domain-containing protein encodes MDEKTKKRIFVFIDTNLVYSKEMDYNIFRSNFLNQIIILRNFFSERIESTEILLILPYTVVRERYKQKYDLLYKEMDEIIKKLKLLQKKDFFKTDITIKELEKNQKNLEKKIERAGNDYLKSNSILITSDCPAEFFERIKNKAYTKEKPFDNKEIDGFKDALIWYSLINYLKTQNISKNDHIFLFTNNSRDFKSDNTLKEFKAIFGTDIKIISRESKNFQICASENQEFLQFTLQESKGIEILNIFIEYIEKIDKVKIEKIIANPFPTDLSPIIIPYQLNKENWKKEIEKRTIDLLKSLNFKVDTSKITFNYSLLPNIFEITVFLDFHEEGYFYDINSFEISFEDGDIQEIEIGSENYLILDDYIIDYQSPDFTFFSIEPRINIIIAEILENLIGREVDPDTLIYTILR; translated from the coding sequence ATGGACGAAAAAACGAAAAAAAGAATATTCGTTTTTATCGACACAAATTTAGTATATTCTAAAGAGATGGATTATAACATTTTTCGATCGAACTTCCTCAATCAAATAATAATTTTACGTAATTTTTTCTCAGAAAGGATTGAATCAACGGAGATTCTTCTCATTTTACCATATACGGTTGTTCGTGAAAGATACAAACAAAAATATGATCTACTCTACAAAGAGATGGATGAAATTATAAAGAAGTTAAAGTTATTACAGAAAAAAGATTTTTTTAAAACGGATATAACGATTAAAGAATTAGAAAAAAACCAAAAAAATCTTGAAAAAAAAATTGAACGTGCTGGTAATGACTATCTCAAAAGTAATTCAATATTAATTACATCAGATTGCCCCGCAGAATTTTTTGAGCGAATTAAAAATAAAGCATACACAAAAGAAAAGCCATTCGATAATAAAGAAATTGATGGTTTTAAAGATGCATTAATCTGGTATTCTTTAATAAATTATTTAAAAACCCAAAATATTTCTAAAAATGATCATATCTTCCTTTTCACAAATAATTCACGCGACTTCAAATCAGATAATACACTTAAAGAGTTTAAAGCGATATTTGGAACAGATATAAAAATTATTTCTAGAGAATCGAAAAACTTTCAAATATGTGCATCAGAAAATCAAGAATTCTTGCAATTTACACTTCAAGAGTCGAAAGGGATTGAGATTTTAAATATTTTTATCGAATACATCGAAAAGATTGACAAAGTAAAAATTGAAAAAATAATTGCAAATCCTTTTCCCACTGATCTGTCACCGATAATAATTCCATATCAGTTAAACAAGGAGAATTGGAAAAAAGAAATCGAGAAAAGAACAATAGATTTATTGAAAAGTTTAAATTTCAAAGTTGATACAAGTAAAATTACATTTAACTATTCTTTATTACCCAATATCTTTGAAATCACAGTTTTTTTAGATTTTCATGAAGAGGGATACTTTTATGATATCAATTCATTTGAAATTTCGTTTGAAGATGGCGATATACAAGAGATTGAAATTGGATCAGAAAATTATCTAATATTAGATGATTATATTATAGATTACCAAAGTCCTGACTTTACTTTTTTTAGTATAGAACCCCGGATAAACATAATAATCGCGGAAATTCTTGAAAATTTAATCGGCCGTGAGGTTGATCCGGACACACTCATTTACACGATCTTGAGGTAA
- a CDS encoding type II toxin-antitoxin system MqsA family antitoxin translates to MIPDRCTFCKGRLEEGKTEFIARAGGEVVVIKDVPAYVCEQCGEAYYTPEISRKIDGVMRDVHRKKLCVRPVPAGEVSLNG, encoded by the coding sequence ATGATTCCTGATCGTTGCACTTTCTGTAAAGGCCGGCTCGAAGAAGGTAAAACCGAGTTCATTGCCCGGGCCGGAGGAGAGGTCGTTGTAATCAAAGATGTGCCTGCCTATGTCTGCGAGCAATGCGGAGAAGCGTATTACACGCCGGAGATTTCCCGGAAGATTGACGGGGTCATGCGGGACGTGCACCGGAAGAAACTCTGCGTCCGGCCGGTTCCTGCCGGTGAAGTGTCGTTGAACGGCTGA
- a CDS encoding 50S ribosomal protein L10 yields the protein MALYTHHLPTWKKDEVAEIKKNAKQFALIGLVDMYGIPAQQVQQIRRNLRGKAVIKVTRNTLIKHAFEEIGGDVKNLSKYISGHSAIIFTNDNPFKLYKALEKTKTKMAAKAGEKAPEDIVIEKGPTSFKPGPIVGELQQAGIPAAIEGGKVKIRETKTVVKKGGVISPKLAVVLAKLDIKPMDVGLALQVAYHEGGIFEPSVLAVDETVILGQIQLAAAQAFNLSVNAAIPTKDSMEAILTKAVREARGLAVEAAIYEKDVIDAIIGKAYRESQAVNGLVK from the coding sequence ATGGCGTTGTATACCCACCACCTGCCCACCTGGAAAAAGGACGAAGTCGCAGAGATTAAGAAGAACGCAAAACAGTTCGCCTTAATCGGGCTCGTGGACATGTACGGTATCCCGGCACAGCAGGTGCAGCAGATCCGCAGGAACCTGCGGGGAAAAGCTGTCATCAAAGTGACGAGGAACACGCTGATCAAGCACGCGTTTGAGGAGATTGGCGGCGACGTCAAGAACCTCTCGAAGTACATCTCCGGTCACTCGGCGATCATCTTCACCAACGACAACCCGTTCAAGCTTTATAAAGCGCTGGAAAAGACCAAGACCAAGATGGCGGCAAAAGCCGGTGAGAAAGCACCGGAGGATATCGTCATCGAGAAGGGTCCGACCAGTTTCAAGCCGGGCCCGATTGTCGGGGAACTCCAGCAGGCAGGCATACCCGCAGCGATTGAAGGCGGCAAAGTCAAGATAAGAGAGACCAAGACCGTTGTCAAGAAAGGCGGAGTCATTTCGCCAAAACTTGCCGTGGTACTGGCCAAGCTTGACATCAAGCCGATGGACGTAGGACTTGCACTGCAGGTCGCGTACCATGAAGGCGGAATCTTTGAGCCGTCCGTCCTTGCAGTGGATGAGACCGTAATTCTCGGACAGATCCAGCTCGCAGCCGCACAGGCGTTCAACCTGTCGGTTAATGCAGCGATCCCAACCAAAGACTCGATGGAAGCCATCCTGACCAAGGCGGTCCGGGAAGCCCGCGGTCTTGCGGTTGAGGCAGCGATCTACGAGAAAGACGTTATCGATGCGATAATTGGTAAAGCGTACAGAGAAAGCCAGGCAGTCAACGGCCTGGTAAAATAA
- a CDS encoding SET domain-containing protein, producing MLSHSWLHPHLEKRCSATQGCGIFARADIRKDERLAILGGKIMLIDEMYQLPVNMQSYTMQIEERFVLGPASSVPEDTDFFNHSCDPNGGFKGQVFLVAMRDIKIGEEITFDYCMTVSASEGSDMVFKMDCACGSPRCRKTITEHDWMLPELQVRYKGYFSQYIQDKIERQH from the coding sequence ATGCTTTCCCACAGCTGGCTGCATCCCCATCTTGAGAAACGTTGTTCGGCCACTCAGGGGTGTGGTATATTTGCCAGAGCAGATATCCGGAAAGATGAGCGGCTGGCCATATTAGGGGGAAAAATAATGCTGATCGATGAGATGTATCAGCTTCCGGTGAATATGCAGAGCTATACCATGCAAATCGAAGAGCGGTTTGTCTTAGGTCCTGCCAGTTCTGTCCCGGAAGATACGGATTTTTTCAACCACAGCTGTGACCCCAACGGTGGGTTCAAAGGCCAGGTTTTCCTGGTTGCCATGCGGGATATCAAAATCGGGGAGGAGATCACCTTTGATTATTGCATGACCGTTTCAGCATCGGAAGGAAGTGATATGGTCTTTAAGATGGACTGTGCATGCGGTTCTCCCCGGTGCCGGAAAACGATCACCGAACATGACTGGATGCTTCCCGAATTGCAGGTCCGGTATAAAGGCTATTTTTCCCAGTATATCCAGGACAAGATAGAGAGACAGCATTAA
- a CDS encoding sulfide-dependent adenosine diphosphate thiazole synthase yields MELDEITISRAILSAQMNTLIDYMELDVAVVGAGPAGLTCAALIAEKGIKVGVIEKKLSVGGGMWGGGMMFPRIVVQEEARRLLDRFHIRSTAYKEGYYVAKSVEAVSKLTAAACDAGAEFFNLTSVEDVMIKADGRISGLVINWTAVEMGKLHVDPLVMRCRYTVDATGHDAVVARLVEKKGGNLHVKGESFMWADRAESHILQHTKEVFPGLVVAGMAANAVGGESRMGAVFGGMLLSGEHAANLVLQKMKE; encoded by the coding sequence ATGGAACTCGATGAAATTACCATCAGCAGGGCGATTCTTTCAGCACAGATGAATACCCTGATCGATTATATGGAACTGGATGTGGCGGTCGTGGGAGCCGGGCCTGCCGGACTTACCTGTGCAGCACTGATCGCTGAAAAGGGCATCAAGGTCGGCGTCATTGAGAAGAAACTCTCTGTCGGCGGCGGGATGTGGGGCGGTGGGATGATGTTCCCCCGGATTGTCGTGCAGGAAGAGGCTCGCCGCCTGCTTGACCGGTTTCATATCCGCTCCACTGCCTACAAAGAGGGATATTATGTTGCCAAATCGGTTGAAGCGGTCTCCAAGCTTACCGCTGCCGCGTGTGATGCTGGGGCTGAATTTTTCAATCTTACGTCCGTCGAGGATGTCATGATCAAGGCAGACGGACGGATCAGCGGGCTCGTGATCAACTGGACTGCCGTTGAGATGGGAAAACTCCATGTCGATCCCCTTGTCATGCGCTGCCGGTACACGGTCGATGCTACCGGCCACGATGCGGTCGTTGCCCGCCTTGTGGAGAAGAAGGGCGGGAATCTTCACGTTAAAGGCGAGAGTTTCATGTGGGCTGACCGGGCTGAATCGCATATCCTCCAGCATACCAAAGAGGTGTTCCCCGGTCTTGTTGTTGCCGGTATGGCAGCCAATGCTGTCGGGGGCGAGAGCCGCATGGGCGCGGTATTTGGCGGGATGCTCCTCTCCGGTGAGCACGCGGCCAATCTGGTTCTCCAGAAAATGAAGGAATGA
- a CDS encoding DUF4258 domain-containing protein, with the protein MKGTGRREEFVNDEAVLISQHARVRMFERNIPTDDLLVVVATGEIIEEYPDDDPCPSALILGFINHTAYHVVIGLCTDHLRVITVYIPEEEKWKDYRKRRVE; encoded by the coding sequence ATGAAGGGAACCGGACGAAGGGAAGAGTTTGTGAATGATGAAGCAGTCCTTATCTCCCAGCATGCCCGCGTGCGCATGTTTGAACGCAATATTCCTACCGATGACCTGCTGGTGGTTGTCGCAACCGGTGAGATTATCGAGGAATACCCGGATGATGATCCCTGTCCTTCCGCTCTCATCCTTGGTTTTATTAACCATACCGCATATCATGTAGTAATAGGACTCTGCACGGATCATCTCCGTGTCATCACCGTATATATTCCGGAAGAAGAGAAATGGAAAGATTACCGCAAGAGGAGAGTTGAATGA